Sequence from the Thermodesulfobacteriota bacterium genome:
TTCAGGAAGTATAAGACGGGAGCAAGGAAGAAGGTGGGGGGATAGATAGAAGAAAATTTTGGGAAGATAATCAAAAGGATATTTTGAGTGGAGTATAAGTATGAATATCTTAGATGTATTGTTTGGATGGATACTCGGTATTCTTAGCCCTCTTGTCGTTGAAAAGGTTAAAAAACGTCTTCAAAGGGAGGAATTAAAAGATGGTCTCATTATTGAGCTTGAGGAAGTACAGATCAAATTGATTAGCTTAACCTATTTAATGAACTCAGACTATGGAACTTTTGATCGACAATTTTTACAATGGATTGAGCCACTTGTAAGAAAATATAAAGGGATAGAGATAAGTCGTGTAACAAATATTTCGAAGCATATAAACTCCTTATTGCTGTTAACTGATGGGCTGCTCTCTGAGCATGTCGAGCAGTCGAGACGAGAGAGTCCCACTGGTGCCTCAGTCAAGAAGTTTTATTTGCCTTTCTTGAATTCTAAGCTAGATTCTCTATCTTTGTTTGACTGTGAGTTTCAACGTAGGATTCTTGACATCAATGCGCAACTTCTGACTCTGAATGGAGAAATAGAACGTGCTCAATTTTACCATGCTAAAACCTTTGACTCATCTTTGGGCGAAAATAATTACAATATAGTTAACAAAAACCTTGATATGACTTATCGAAATATAGGGGATATGTCTCGTAAGTTAGTGGACAGAATAGATATTGTAATATCTGAAAAACTCACTTCCCATAACACTCTTAAGCACCATAGTACTTAAAAAGGGGACTGAAGAAAAGAGTTAAAGTTATGAGTAACAAAACCTCTATCAAATATTGTCCGTTTTGTGGACACTGGATTAACAACACAGCGAAAAAATGTAATTCTTGTGGCGAATTTATGGTAAAAAGATGGTGGTTTTCCTCCCCTCCTTGGATTTCAGCTTTTGCCTCTTTTTTGGCCGCTGTTGGTGTCGTAATTGGGGCATGGAATGTTAAGGATATATTAAAGGAGGGAAGAGTAAAGGCAATAGAAAACCACTTAACATGGATTGAAGTTAGGCCTGTTGACTTTAAGTCAACAGGAAATAAAGATTCTGCCGATCCTACTAGCACGTTCTGGTATATTGAGATACAAGTCGAAAATTTGGGCAAAGAAACAGGTCTTGTTCGTTTGAAAAATTGGTCATTTGCATCACAAAAAAGAGGCAAAATTACTGAAAAAGATTATAATCCAAAAGAATTAGAATTTTCGTTATCTCCTAGCAAAAGAGTTAAAGTATTTTTTACTTTCGTAATGAATTCAGACTATCATATTCCACTCATAACAAAAGGGGAGGACGTATTAACTATTGAAGCTAGATTCAATGCTAAAGATATGTCAAATACCGAGATATGTGAATATAAGGCTCTGTGGGGATACACTAGAGGGAAATTTTCCTTGATTGAAGACGACCGCCGCTATGAAAGAGGCGATAAAGGGTATTAGCGGGACAGTTCTCAAATATATTATGTGTAAAATAAAATGGCATTCCAAATAGCTCCGTGAATGTGTATAATAGGGAGTATTTATACATATGGGAGGTGACTAATGAGAACGAATGTAGTTATAGACGATGAATTGATGGAATCCGCGCTCAAGGCTTCGGAAAAAAAGACAAAGAAAGATGTGATAGAAGAGGGCTTAAGACTTCTGGTAAAGATAAAGGGCCAGGAAAGAATAAAGGGTTTTCGGGGAAAACTTAAATGGACTGGCAACCTTGACGAGATGCGGTTAGACAGATGATCTTCGTTGATTCTTCCGTCTGGATCGACTACTTTAACGGCAAGAAAACACCTCAAACGGATTGGCTTGATTCCTCACTTGGGAATACCCCTCTCATCATGGGCGATTTGGTACTGACCGAAGTGCTCCAGGGATTTCAAAGCGATAAGGACTTCAGTATCGCAAGAGACCTCCTCTTGGGAATGCCATTTATGGCAATGGGTGGCCGTGCCTTGGCTTTACAGAGTGCTGTTAATTACAGGACTCTCAGGAGAAAGGGCGTTACCGTGCGGAAGACAATAGACGTCATGATCGGAACCTTCTGTATTCATTACGGGTTGCCTTTATTACATGACGACAGAGATTTTGATCCGATGGTTAAATTCTTAGGACTGAAAACAATCGACACATAACCGCGTTAGGCAACAAGGTATTAAAGGGACGGTTCTCAAATATGTTAAGTAATATAAATAGTTAGAAGATATGTAATTCTGAACAACCGAAGGGAGAGATATAAATAAAGACAAAACATACCTTTACAAACGCAATACTGTACGGCACAGTCCTGTCCCTCAAGCTTCTGGAAAGATTTATAAAAGCGGACATACATATAGCCGGCGATAAAAACATACCTGATAACCCCATCCTCTATGTTGTAAACCATTTTACCAGGGCTGAAACCTTTCTTCTCCCCTACATAATTAAAAAGACAACAAACAATATGCCCCATTCTCTGGCAGATTCATCCTTTTTTAAAGGAAAGTTTGGAGATTATTTAACGGCTGTAGGCGCCCTGTCATTGGATGACCCAAATCGAAACAACATCATAATAGGTGACCTTATCACCGGCAGAAATAATTGGGTTATCTTTCCTGAAGGGGCAATGATAAAGACCAAAAAGGTTATCCGTTCCAGAAATTTCATGGTCAATTACCCCGGAAGAAAGGGACCGATACATACGGGGTCTGCTTACCTGGCGCTCCTTTCGGAGTTCTATAAGAGAGAGATTATATCTGCCCATAAAAAAGGGGACAGGGAAAAGGTCTCGGATTATCTGAATAGGTTTAACATTGAAACAATAGACGAAATCTCTGATAAGGAAACCGTTATCATCCCCACCAACCTGACTTACTTTCCCATAAGGCCAGGGAAGAACATCATCCAAACCCTGGCATCAAAGTTCGTAAAAGGGATACCGGAACGTCTGGAAGAGGAATTGGAGATAGAGGGTAATCTGCTTTTTTCGGATTCGGATATACATGTGACTTTTGGGACACCGGCAAGGGTAAGGGATTTTTTGGACCGTTACTATTTCAGGAAGAATAAACCCTTCTCTTCCTTAACAGAATACCTGAGAAGGCTGCTTTACGGCGATGACCCCGCAGGTTTTAATCTGGCACGTATTTCCCGTCGGTTGACCAATCATTTTATGGATAGAATATATTCAATGGTAACTGTCAACATGGACCACCTCTTTTCATGCGGGTTACTCTCTCTGAATAAAAAAAAGACATCGGATTATCTCTTTAAATGCAAACTGTTTTTAGCCTGTGAGAAGATTAAGAAGGAGAAAAGGTTCAATCTTCACCCTTCCCTCGATAATCTGCCCATCGAGCTGGTAGCGGATGAAAGGGAAAAAGACTATGACAATTTTGAAGGGCTTGCTATAAAAGAAGAAATCATTAAAAAGAGCGATGGCACCTATTTCATTGATACCCATAGACTTGAAATGCCCCATGAATTCCACAAGATACGTATAGAAAACACCATCAGGGTTATAGTTAACGAGATAGAGAATGTAAAGGATTTGTGCAGAACCATCAAGAAGGAATTTGGCCGTTCCCATAAGAAGGTCATGTCCAAAATGGTAAACCTTCTTTCCAAAATGGATAAGGAAATGTTTAGAGAGGATTATGACAGGTATTATAATGAGGAACTGTCGAAACCTCAGGAAGTGGGGGCACCTTTTTATTTAAACCCGGGGAAATCAAAAACAGGTGTGCTCATCTGTCACGGTTACATGTCGGCACCCGAAGAAGTGAGACTTCTGGGAGATTCTCTTGCCAAATCCGGATATTCTGTCTATGGCCCGCGCCTGAGGGGGCATGGCACCTCACCTTACAACCTGGCGGATGTTACATGGAAGGATTGGTACGATTCTTTTAACAGGGGTTATACGGTTCTAAGGAATGCCTGTGAACGCGTAGTAATCGGTGGATTTTCCACAGGAGGTACCCTGGCTCTTTTGGCTGCTGCCAACAAAGAAGGTAAGATTGCAGGTCTTTTTACCGTTAATGCTCCCTTACAGCTCAAGAGTATAAAGACGAAGTTAATAGGCCCTATTCACTTCTGGAATGAACTGCTGGAGAAGTTCAATATAGAAGAGGGGAGACTGGAATATGTGGACAACCAGTCTGAGAATCCTGAAATCAATTACTCCAGAAACAGCATCAAAGGCCTGAGAGAATTGAGCCTTCTCATGGACAAAACCAGAGACTCTCTGGGCAAGGTCTCTGTTCCTGCTCTTGTAATCCAGGAGAAAAACGACCCTATTGTAGACCCGCGAAGTGCATCCATTATCCTTGATGGTATTATTTCAAAGAAAAAAGAGTCCCGTACGTTCGAGTTTAACCGACATGGCATCCTGCGTCGGAATGGATGTGAAGAGGTATTTGCCAAGATAAAGGAATTTATTGAGAGAGTTGCTTAGTTTAACCGGGGGGCTAAAATCATGAACTGGCTGGATTTCGTAATCATTTTCATAGTAGGCATCAGCATCATCTTTGGGGTAAAAAGGGGACTGATTAAGGAGAGTTTCTCCCTCCTCGCTCTGATCTTAGGCATAGTCATTGCCAGCAGGTCATATATAGGTGGGGCAAAGATATTGGGGAAACTGATTCATAACCCTAACGTCGCCAATATAGTAAGCTTTATTGCAGTATTTCTCCTGGTAGCGGTCTTTCTGACCCTCGTTGGTATATTGCTCAAGAAGTTGATAAGGTTGGTTCAACTGGGCTGGATCGACAGGCTGGGTGGGGCAGTCTTTGGTTTTATAAGGAGTTCCATTATTGTAGGTGTATTACTGGTACTTATAACCAAATATCCTGTCCTTGGTTGTGACAAATGGGTTAAAGGGGCAAAAACAGCCCCCTTTTTCCTGCACTTTATCGAATCTCTGAGAAAATTGGTTCACTAAGAATGTAACTATTCAGCTTTTATTTAAAGCTCTGTATCTTAGACAGCCCCGATTTATCGGGGTTGTCCTACGTAGTAGATGGTTATTTAATCCATTTACTATAAATATATTTCTACTCATCCTTCAACTCTATCTCATGAACTTTACCAAACTCAGACAGTGGTCTGTCAAAATCCTTACTTTTGCCTACCACGACAAGAATGGAGCTATCAGGGTAAA
This genomic interval carries:
- a CDS encoding type II toxin-antitoxin system VapB family antitoxin, whose protein sequence is MRTNVVIDDELMESALKASEKKTKKDVIEEGLRLLVKIKGQERIKGFRGKLKWTGNLDEMRLDR
- a CDS encoding PIN domain nuclease, producing the protein MIFVDSSVWIDYFNGKKTPQTDWLDSSLGNTPLIMGDLVLTEVLQGFQSDKDFSIARDLLLGMPFMAMGGRALALQSAVNYRTLRRKGVTVRKTIDVMIGTFCIHYGLPLLHDDRDFDPMVKFLGLKTIDT
- a CDS encoding alpha/beta fold hydrolase, translating into MAGDKNIPDNPILYVVNHFTRAETFLLPYIIKKTTNNMPHSLADSSFFKGKFGDYLTAVGALSLDDPNRNNIIIGDLITGRNNWVIFPEGAMIKTKKVIRSRNFMVNYPGRKGPIHTGSAYLALLSEFYKREIISAHKKGDREKVSDYLNRFNIETIDEISDKETVIIPTNLTYFPIRPGKNIIQTLASKFVKGIPERLEEELEIEGNLLFSDSDIHVTFGTPARVRDFLDRYYFRKNKPFSSLTEYLRRLLYGDDPAGFNLARISRRLTNHFMDRIYSMVTVNMDHLFSCGLLSLNKKKTSDYLFKCKLFLACEKIKKEKRFNLHPSLDNLPIELVADEREKDYDNFEGLAIKEEIIKKSDGTYFIDTHRLEMPHEFHKIRIENTIRVIVNEIENVKDLCRTIKKEFGRSHKKVMSKMVNLLSKMDKEMFREDYDRYYNEELSKPQEVGAPFYLNPGKSKTGVLICHGYMSAPEEVRLLGDSLAKSGYSVYGPRLRGHGTSPYNLADVTWKDWYDSFNRGYTVLRNACERVVIGGFSTGGTLALLAAANKEGKIAGLFTVNAPLQLKSIKTKLIGPIHFWNELLEKFNIEEGRLEYVDNQSENPEINYSRNSIKGLRELSLLMDKTRDSLGKVSVPALVIQEKNDPIVDPRSASIILDGIISKKKESRTFEFNRHGILRRNGCEEVFAKIKEFIERVA
- a CDS encoding CvpA family protein, with the translated sequence MNWLDFVIIFIVGISIIFGVKRGLIKESFSLLALILGIVIASRSYIGGAKILGKLIHNPNVANIVSFIAVFLLVAVFLTLVGILLKKLIRLVQLGWIDRLGGAVFGFIRSSIIVGVLLVLITKYPVLGCDKWVKGAKTAPFFLHFIESLRKLVH